GGTCTTTGCCGGTTGACTCAGCCCAAATTTCTCCACCCCAGCCATTAACAATTTGACGACAAATAGCTAAACCAAGCCCTGTTCCGCCAGTGGTGCGGCGTAGCGCTCCTTCTTCTTGATAAAAGCGGTCAAAAACTACTTCTAAACGATTGGGTTCAATGCCGCGTCCAGTGTCAGCCACAGTCACCTCAACCATTTGATGGCTGTTGGAAAACGCTTTAATAGTGATTTCTCCTTCGGGTGGCGTAAATTTACAAGCATTGTCCATGAGTTTTGCCAGTACTTCTACTAGCCAATCACCATCAGCCCTTACCAGAGGTAGATTTTCGGCAATTTTAGTCTTGATTTGGGGCGGCTTTTCCGTTGCAGAACGCGTGCGATTGCGGCTGAGTGCTAAATCCACACACTCTTGTAAAGTCAGGGATTCTGGATGCCATTGCACTCGGCCGCTTTCCAGGTTGGAAAGTGTGAGGAAATCTTGTACCAATTTTCGCATTCGTTCTGAGTCGGAAAGAGCCGTGTTGAGCATAATTTGCTGCAACTCCAAGGGCATATCCGGCTCACTAGCGAGACTTTCTAGACACACTTGAATGGTGGATAGGGGAGTACGCAGTTCGTGTCCAGTGATGGCTATAAGGTTGCTCCGGGTGCGGTCTAGGGCTTCTAACTGCTGGTTAAGTTCTTCTAGGTTGGCGTAGGCTTCCGCTTGGATTAGGGCTGCTCCTACTTGGGTAGCGATCGCTTCTACCAAATCCAACTCCCCAGGTTGGCACTCGTGCGGTGGCATCTTACAGTAGTGCAACTCCACAATGCCCAACAACCGCCCTTGATAAAATACTGGTTCCATCAGCCAAGAACGAATGGCAAACTTTTTGGCAATCAAGGAAAGTCCTGGCGAATTGTTAACACGAGGATCATTCAGTGTATCGCTAATACAAACACCTTCGCCTTGTTGCACTATGTCTCGAAATAGGGAATTTTTCTCTAATTCCCAAGTTTGCCCACGAACCGATAAAATGCCGGGATTCAAAAACTCGTGTTCAATTATGGCTTGGCTATCTGTAGCTTGAGCGCGGTAAATTAAACAGCGACAAGCTTCTAGGTGTTCTCCTAATTCTTGTGCCGCCACC
The Nostoc punctiforme PCC 73102 genome window above contains:
- a CDS encoding DICT sensory domain-containing protein; the encoded protein is MSISTSVLSDLLKSLPYLRPQLYFKASLTALSHAMEDQVLAATLAQPLVIASFQRERFYRQEAHRYLRLALRSNQIYVLAAPETDFANSSENYEKIAFEPTDGLSQEWHLVVIADNYATCLVCRESLGSIAKNKQLPELSPNLDIDTARRFEGVWTSERGVSLKAAELLLDRILVYRPELASKINEARQRFSIGEPRSHSGAEQINEYACDIDTDPFVQRLVTYLQASQYKLHKAYRSIAAQARKERLVNSISTAIRRSLDPHEVLQVAAQELGEHLEACRCLIYRAQATDSQAIIEHEFLNPGILSVRGQTWELEKNSLFRDIVQQGEGVCISDTLNDPRVNNSPGLSLIAKKFAIRSWLMEPVFYQGRLLGIVELHYCKMPPHECQPGELDLVEAIATQVGAALIQAEAYANLEELNQQLEALDRTRSNLIAITGHELRTPLSTIQVCLESLASEPDMPLELQQIMLNTALSDSERMRKLVQDFLTLSNLESGRVQWHPESLTLQECVDLALSRNRTRSATEKPPQIKTKIAENLPLVRADGDWLVEVLAKLMDNACKFTPPEGEITIKAFSNSHQMVEVTVADTGRGIEPNRLEVVFDRFYQEEGALRRTTGGTGLGLAICRQIVNGWGGEIWAESTGKDQGSQFHFTIPIVQNSHEEKRTKVKSK